One Fibrobacter sp. UWB16 DNA window includes the following coding sequences:
- the secD gene encoding protein translocase subunit SecD — protein sequence MNKHKFGFREFIILAVIILSAYTVWPSIQVHSKKGEAKQTFLKENPKLGTKSINFGLDLAGGTSITLQIDKSSLKDGEDIKDIQAQSLEIIRNRVDQYGLSEPQISPTGDDRIVVELAGVDDSTAKALVGSTAKLEFKILAESEKFTQVVGLIDQYLTRQTTDIIADSAKTDSVKTDSVKKETLSDDELLAGGVAKAEEKKDTAAAEAAPADVVGQSLSSFFLSFGNGGFIAEESVEKVKKLLATEGVQKLIPRDVAFAFGSGLEKLRRDANIKAKRLYLLKRRAEMGGDDITDARPYRVSDGMSAGEVAVNLKFGGIGPKKFSAVTAANVGKQMAIVLDNQVISAPVIRDRIPNGEAQITGLDDMAEANRLAVVLKAGALKAPMQIIESRSVGATLGEENIVQGFGSGAIGLLLCLVFMVAYYRLGGFIASIGVMVNALVTAAVMSVFNATLTLPGIAGFILVVGMSLDANVIIFERIREELKNGLTARAAVAKGYERAFSAILDSNLTTVLTGLILYKIGTGSVKGFGLTLTIGILTSLFCAITISRAVFDWRLAKRDRTTLSIGSGFKTLNNANLQIMKNRGKFKALSIILLIASIACIAVKGFDFSIDFTGGQVYTIQYQDDAKHETDLNKALSKAGIQGARVRSLGGTSANSYQISVRGDDTSFELAMAKAFEAANQKCEIVAKDAVGPTIGKELRFNAILSVILAWLGIALYVWFRFGKLGLGFGVAAVLGLIHDTIITLGFISAFSLSFDGALIASLLTMIGYSVNDTIVNFDRIRENTAIFGSAKYEQTINSSLNQCFSRTVITSLTTLFVCVVLAVKGGSSIRDFGLVQCFGILIGTYSSVCVCSPIVLWWSKKFKKGV from the coding sequence ATGAATAAACATAAATTCGGCTTCCGAGAATTCATCATTCTCGCAGTCATCATTCTTTCGGCCTACACTGTATGGCCTTCTATTCAGGTTCACTCCAAGAAGGGTGAAGCCAAGCAGACCTTCCTCAAGGAAAATCCGAAGCTGGGCACAAAGTCTATCAACTTCGGCTTGGACCTTGCCGGTGGTACGAGCATCACTCTCCAGATCGACAAGTCTAGCCTCAAGGATGGCGAAGATATTAAGGACATCCAGGCACAGTCTCTTGAAATTATTCGTAACCGTGTTGACCAGTACGGTCTTTCTGAACCGCAGATTTCTCCGACTGGCGACGACCGCATTGTCGTTGAACTGGCTGGTGTGGATGACTCTACGGCTAAGGCTCTCGTGGGTTCTACTGCTAAGCTCGAATTCAAGATCCTCGCAGAATCTGAAAAGTTTACGCAGGTTGTTGGCCTTATCGACCAGTACCTCACTCGCCAGACGACCGACATCATTGCTGATTCCGCTAAGACGGACTCCGTCAAGACTGATTCCGTGAAAAAGGAAACCTTGTCTGATGATGAACTTCTCGCTGGTGGCGTTGCCAAGGCTGAAGAAAAGAAGGACACCGCTGCTGCAGAAGCCGCTCCGGCAGACGTGGTCGGACAGTCCCTTTCCTCTTTCTTCCTCTCTTTCGGCAATGGCGGTTTCATTGCTGAAGAAAGCGTCGAAAAGGTTAAGAAGCTCCTTGCCACTGAAGGCGTGCAGAAGCTCATCCCGCGCGATGTCGCTTTCGCTTTCGGTAGCGGTCTCGAAAAGCTCCGCCGCGATGCTAACATCAAGGCCAAGCGTCTTTACCTCCTCAAGCGCCGTGCAGAAATGGGCGGTGACGATATCACGGATGCTCGTCCGTACCGCGTCAGCGATGGTATGAGCGCCGGTGAAGTTGCCGTGAACCTCAAGTTCGGCGGCATCGGTCCTAAGAAGTTCTCTGCTGTTACGGCTGCTAACGTCGGTAAGCAGATGGCTATCGTTCTCGATAACCAGGTCATCTCCGCTCCGGTCATCCGTGACCGTATCCCGAACGGCGAAGCTCAGATTACAGGTCTCGATGACATGGCTGAAGCAAACCGCCTCGCTGTTGTGCTCAAGGCTGGCGCACTCAAGGCTCCGATGCAGATCATCGAAAGCCGTAGCGTCGGTGCAACTCTCGGTGAAGAAAACATTGTCCAGGGCTTCGGTTCCGGTGCTATCGGCCTCTTGCTCTGCTTGGTGTTCATGGTTGCTTACTACCGCCTCGGTGGCTTCATCGCAAGTATCGGCGTGATGGTCAACGCTCTCGTGACTGCCGCTGTGATGTCCGTGTTTAACGCCACGCTTACTCTCCCGGGTATTGCTGGTTTCATCCTCGTCGTCGGTATGTCTCTCGACGCGAACGTGATTATTTTCGAACGTATCCGTGAAGAACTCAAGAACGGCCTCACTGCTCGCGCCGCTGTCGCCAAGGGTTATGAACGTGCATTCAGCGCCATCTTGGACTCCAACTTGACGACTGTTTTGACGGGTCTTATTTTGTACAAGATTGGTACGGGTTCTGTCAAGGGTTTCGGTCTCACTCTTACGATCGGTATCCTCACTTCTCTCTTCTGCGCTATCACGATTTCCCGCGCCGTGTTCGACTGGAGACTTGCTAAGCGCGACAGAACGACGCTCTCTATCGGTTCTGGCTTCAAGACTTTGAACAATGCTAACCTTCAGATCATGAAGAACCGTGGCAAGTTCAAGGCTCTCTCTATCATCCTCCTTATTGCAAGTATCGCTTGCATTGCTGTGAAGGGCTTTGACTTCAGCATCGACTTCACGGGTGGTCAGGTCTATACGATTCAGTATCAGGATGACGCCAAGCACGAAACCGACTTGAACAAGGCTTTGAGCAAGGCTGGCATCCAGGGGGCTCGCGTCCGCTCTCTCGGCGGTACGTCTGCTAACTCCTACCAGATCAGCGTTCGCGGCGATGACACAAGCTTCGAACTCGCCATGGCTAAGGCTTTCGAAGCCGCTAACCAGAAGTGCGAAATTGTGGCTAAGGACGCTGTCGGTCCGACCATCGGTAAGGAACTCCGCTTCAATGCTATTTTGTCTGTGATTCTCGCATGGCTCGGTATCGCTCTCTACGTGTGGTTCCGATTCGGTAAGCTCGGCCTTGGCTTCGGCGTTGCTGCTGTGCTTGGCCTTATTCACGATACCATCATTACGCTCGGCTTCATCTCTGCCTTCAGCCTTTCTTTCGATGGCGCCTTGATCGCTTCGCTCCTCACGATGATTGGTTACTCTGTCAACGACACCATCGTGAACTTCGACCGTATCCGTGAAAATACTGCTATCTTCGGTTCTGCTAAGTACGAACAGACCATCAATAGCTCTTTGAACCAGTGCTTCAGCCGTACGGTGATTACCTCTCTCACGACGCTCTTCGTTTGCGTGGTTCTCGCTGTTAAGGGTGGCTCTTCCATCCGCGACTTCGGTCTCGTTCAGTGCTTCGGTATCCTCATCGGTACTTACTCTTCTGTGTGCGTCTGCTCTCCGATCGTTCTCTGGTGGAGCAAGAAGTTCAAGAAGGGTGTGTAA
- a CDS encoding glycoside hydrolase family 13 protein: MPSGRFSAPAWVKDAVFYQIFPDRFCRSAKYKAVGKFVDWDTLPTRENMFGGNLAGICEKLEYIASLGVNAVYLCPIFKSNSNHRYHTVDYFEIDPVLGTLKDFDKLVKKAHELGLRVILDGVFNHCSRGFFQFNSLMELGKNSPYVDWFHVHGWPLHAYSGKPNYDCWWGYPALPKFNTDNPDVRDYLFSVGEYWMKRGIDGWRLDVPNEIDDDSFWQEFRRRIKAINPEAYIVGEIWDEPSRWLQGDQFDGVMNYPLRKAVLAYLFDEKSIALAEFAKRLQDAFPEGRFGVPMNLLGSHDTIRLASLPCSNLQRVKLALTLLFFLPGAPCIYYGDEIGMLGGKDPDNRRAFPWDKFAEMQKAPVYDYLKGLIALRNKERVLRDGSLEIAYSAGRLEIVRTLGKKKLTLAITEAKPDSLFEIK, from the coding sequence GTGCCCTCTGGAAGATTTAGCGCTCCCGCCTGGGTCAAGGACGCCGTTTTCTATCAAATTTTTCCGGACCGCTTTTGCCGTAGTGCAAAGTACAAGGCGGTCGGGAAGTTTGTGGATTGGGATACGCTCCCAACCCGTGAAAACATGTTTGGCGGAAACCTTGCGGGCATTTGCGAAAAGCTTGAATACATTGCGTCGCTCGGCGTGAATGCTGTTTATCTTTGCCCGATTTTCAAGAGCAATTCGAATCACCGTTACCATACGGTTGACTATTTTGAAATTGACCCGGTCTTGGGGACTCTCAAGGATTTTGACAAGCTTGTCAAAAAGGCGCACGAGCTTGGGCTTCGCGTGATTTTGGACGGCGTGTTTAACCATTGCTCACGCGGATTTTTCCAGTTCAACAGCTTGATGGAACTCGGCAAGAATTCCCCGTATGTAGACTGGTTCCATGTGCATGGCTGGCCGCTCCACGCGTATTCGGGCAAGCCCAATTACGATTGCTGGTGGGGTTACCCTGCGCTCCCGAAGTTCAATACCGACAATCCCGATGTTCGCGATTACCTTTTCTCGGTGGGCGAATATTGGATGAAGCGCGGCATTGACGGCTGGCGTCTCGACGTTCCGAACGAGATTGACGATGATAGCTTCTGGCAGGAATTCCGCCGCCGTATCAAGGCGATTAACCCGGAAGCGTATATTGTCGGTGAAATCTGGGACGAGCCTTCGCGCTGGTTGCAGGGCGACCAGTTTGACGGCGTGATGAATTACCCCTTGCGCAAGGCGGTGCTTGCGTACCTCTTTGATGAAAAGTCGATTGCACTTGCAGAATTCGCAAAGCGCTTGCAAGATGCGTTTCCGGAAGGGCGTTTCGGCGTGCCGATGAACTTGCTTGGGAGCCATGATACGATTCGGCTTGCGTCACTTCCGTGCTCAAATTTGCAGCGCGTGAAGCTTGCGCTTACGCTGTTGTTCTTTTTGCCGGGCGCTCCCTGTATATATTATGGCGACGAAATCGGCATGTTGGGGGGCAAGGATCCTGACAATCGCCGGGCATTCCCGTGGGATAAATTTGCGGAAATGCAGAAGGCGCCTGTCTATGATTATTTAAAGGGTTTGATTGCGCTCCGTAATAAGGAACGCGTGCTGCGTGATGGCTCGCTTGAAATTGCCTATAGCGCGGGGCGCTTGGAAATTGTCCGTACCCTCGGCAAGAAGAAATTGACGCTTGCGATTACCGAGGCGAAGCCCGATTCATTATTTGAGATAAAATAA
- a CDS encoding 4-alpha-glucanotransferase — MRYGDLTSFQTGVAVPLFSLHSKHSIGIGEFLDLIPFAQWAKFCGFNIIQLLPVNDTGSEPSPYSARSAFALNPVFINVQSVEGATVLEHEIEKAREQFAEIERVDYYRITTWKRAILRKIFDNQYDVLKASKKLLAWIDKNSWVKSYCVYCTLKAQNNEASWKDWKKFQNPSAADVDKLWMKNYRDVLFQAWMQYTAEGQFTAAVNEVSKLGLRLKGDVPILINEDSADVWFDRKYFSLADRAGAPPDMFSYGGQNWGFPTYRWDVLEADDFGWWRRRLAQASKFYHAYRIDHVLGFFRIWAIPESESTGILGRFQPSIPLTWDVLRNAGFYRETLEYLRRPNFSVDQLREFLGKETDRLISLYFENLPGKFDRFVIKPEYLSERAILSLDEPQEVKDSLLRVYWNRVFIPTGDENTFYPYWYWYNQPVLFTLPQNEQDKLHDLIGQNEQAQNALWEQNAMKLLSVLANETDMLVCAEDLGAVPPCVPTVLKKLDIMSLRIERWARNWNVPYSPYYSMDEYPRLSVCTTSCHDTSTLRGLWEEPDFDKGFYWSHAGLPGVAPEKLTPPVVHDILSHVFTANSLFCIPPIQDYFALSASLSDCDPKEERVNIPGTVGGKNWTYRTPCSVEDLLANAGLISEINKLVEERKSRALWKI, encoded by the coding sequence ATGCGATATGGTGATTTAACTTCCTTTCAAACCGGCGTAGCCGTTCCCCTTTTCAGTCTTCACAGCAAGCACAGCATTGGCATTGGCGAATTCCTGGACTTGATTCCGTTCGCCCAGTGGGCCAAGTTCTGCGGATTCAATATCATTCAGCTTTTGCCTGTAAACGATACCGGCTCCGAGCCGAGTCCTTACAGTGCCCGCAGCGCATTTGCCTTGAACCCGGTGTTCATCAACGTGCAGTCCGTCGAAGGCGCTACCGTCCTCGAACATGAAATCGAAAAGGCGCGTGAACAGTTCGCTGAAATTGAACGTGTGGACTACTACCGCATTACCACATGGAAGCGTGCCATCCTCCGCAAGATTTTTGATAATCAGTACGATGTCCTGAAAGCTTCGAAGAAGCTCCTTGCTTGGATCGATAAGAATTCATGGGTCAAGTCCTATTGCGTCTACTGTACGCTCAAGGCGCAGAACAACGAAGCTAGCTGGAAAGACTGGAAAAAGTTCCAGAACCCCTCCGCTGCCGATGTCGACAAGCTTTGGATGAAGAACTACAGGGACGTGCTGTTCCAGGCTTGGATGCAGTACACTGCTGAAGGCCAGTTTACCGCCGCCGTGAACGAAGTTTCTAAGCTCGGGCTCCGCTTGAAGGGCGACGTGCCTATCCTCATCAACGAAGACAGTGCCGACGTGTGGTTTGACCGCAAGTATTTTTCGCTTGCCGACCGCGCGGGTGCACCTCCTGACATGTTCAGCTACGGTGGCCAGAACTGGGGCTTCCCGACTTACCGCTGGGACGTTCTCGAAGCCGATGACTTTGGCTGGTGGCGCCGCCGTTTGGCTCAGGCTAGCAAGTTCTATCACGCCTACCGCATTGACCACGTGCTCGGATTCTTCCGCATTTGGGCAATTCCTGAATCTGAATCGACGGGTATCTTGGGCCGTTTCCAACCGTCCATCCCGCTCACTTGGGATGTGCTCCGCAATGCTGGATTCTACCGCGAAACGCTTGAATATTTGCGTCGTCCGAATTTCTCTGTGGACCAGTTGCGCGAATTCCTCGGCAAGGAAACGGACAGGCTTATCTCTCTGTATTTTGAAAATTTGCCGGGAAAGTTCGACCGCTTTGTCATTAAGCCGGAATACTTGTCGGAACGCGCAATTCTTTCGCTGGACGAACCGCAAGAAGTCAAGGATTCCTTGCTCCGCGTCTATTGGAACCGCGTGTTTATCCCGACGGGTGACGAAAATACGTTCTACCCGTACTGGTACTGGTACAACCAGCCGGTGCTCTTTACGCTCCCGCAGAACGAACAAGATAAGCTTCACGATTTGATTGGTCAGAACGAACAGGCTCAGAATGCACTCTGGGAACAGAATGCCATGAAGCTTTTGTCTGTACTCGCCAACGAAACGGATATGCTCGTTTGTGCCGAAGACCTTGGCGCTGTGCCGCCGTGCGTGCCGACCGTGCTCAAGAAACTCGACATCATGTCGCTGCGTATTGAACGCTGGGCCCGCAACTGGAATGTTCCGTATTCTCCGTACTACAGCATGGACGAATACCCGCGTCTCTCCGTTTGCACAACGAGCTGCCACGACACTTCGACCTTGCGCGGTCTCTGGGAAGAACCTGATTTTGACAAGGGCTTCTACTGGTCTCATGCAGGCTTGCCGGGCGTTGCCCCTGAAAAGCTTACGCCGCCGGTGGTGCACGACATCTTGTCGCATGTGTTTACTGCAAATAGTTTGTTCTGCATCCCGCCAATCCAGGACTACTTTGCGCTTTCGGCATCGCTTTCTGATTGCGACCCGAAGGAAGAACGCGTCAACATTCCGGGAACGGTTGGTGGCAAGAACTGGACTTATCGCACACCGTGCAGTGTCGAGGACTTGCTTGCCAATGCGGGCTTGATTTCGGAGATTAACAAACTTGTCGAAGAACGTAAGTCCCGTGCCCTCTGGAAGATTTAG
- a CDS encoding BatD family protein: MKRFLLLCLGLTAFVNAKPSLQVDSDRIEAGQTFNLQFIVPTQELPQNRGALRLETRNNFKLLGLDSADQVMRPDMDDIFNSFFGGGGRAYKARVYSFKIKAPKKTGTQDLGTLTWMINGEANTISSKIPVSVQRSYNDDALAVSLTPSKKSIYEGEQFSVTLSLHTFEHFQGGLQATDMSTGNDFIVHRNDLSNLDFKPVEGARREMKASAKYAWLSPTKSGTLQIPSFKFKYTKLGEPKVVEEKKQMGGMSFSSRSVKQESIETETSTAPLSITVLPLPTEGKPADFSGMVGNYSFSANFDRTNLKVGEALTLAISIKGDGTPGTITDPKLPDFSEFRSVPPENSINKKVKGNKVITSKDIKVFLYPKKKGTFEIPAITYSWFNPAKKKYETTSAGPWTIEVEKSDAPAEPIYQAPVSAGTGTSAPVVQKQEIEFLGSDIRFIHPITDKSESSAPHRSVLFWILFAAAIPFYLIVNFAITRKRKRNSNTALVRKGKANKLLKEKFANARTALKNGDGKAFFAALENGLIDYLSNLTNVEFKGMTRPQMKQELSKRGVKEETIEAINSWLEKCSFVRFAPVTASTEEQSQMLADVEKLCESLEKLK; encoded by the coding sequence ATGAAACGATTTTTGCTTTTATGTCTCGGTTTAACAGCATTTGTAAACGCAAAGCCATCTCTTCAAGTCGATAGCGACCGCATCGAAGCGGGTCAGACATTCAATTTGCAGTTCATCGTTCCAACTCAGGAACTGCCGCAGAACAGAGGCGCGCTCCGCCTCGAAACACGCAACAACTTTAAGCTCCTCGGGCTCGACAGTGCCGATCAGGTAATGCGCCCGGACATGGACGATATTTTCAACTCGTTTTTCGGCGGTGGTGGAAGAGCCTACAAGGCTCGCGTCTATTCTTTCAAGATTAAAGCCCCGAAAAAGACGGGTACACAAGACCTCGGAACGCTTACCTGGATGATTAACGGTGAAGCCAACACCATCAGCAGCAAAATTCCGGTCAGCGTGCAGCGTTCCTACAACGATGACGCACTCGCCGTAAGCCTTACCCCGAGCAAAAAGTCCATTTACGAAGGCGAACAGTTCAGCGTCACCCTCAGCCTCCACACTTTTGAGCATTTCCAGGGCGGCCTCCAGGCCACCGACATGAGCACCGGCAATGATTTCATCGTCCACCGCAACGACCTCTCGAATCTGGATTTCAAGCCAGTCGAAGGCGCCCGTCGCGAAATGAAGGCATCCGCCAAATACGCATGGCTCAGCCCGACCAAGAGCGGTACGCTCCAAATTCCGTCCTTCAAGTTCAAGTACACCAAGCTCGGTGAACCCAAAGTTGTCGAAGAAAAGAAGCAAATGGGCGGCATGTCGTTCTCTAGCAGAAGCGTTAAACAGGAATCCATCGAAACGGAAACCTCCACCGCCCCGCTTTCCATCACCGTACTCCCGCTCCCGACCGAAGGCAAGCCCGCCGATTTCTCGGGAATGGTCGGTAACTACAGCTTTAGCGCCAACTTCGACCGCACAAACCTCAAGGTCGGCGAAGCATTGACACTCGCCATCAGCATCAAGGGCGACGGCACCCCGGGTACCATCACGGACCCGAAACTCCCCGACTTTAGCGAATTCCGCTCTGTTCCGCCCGAAAACAGCATCAACAAGAAGGTCAAGGGCAACAAGGTCATCACCTCGAAGGATATCAAAGTTTTCCTCTACCCGAAGAAAAAGGGAACTTTCGAAATCCCCGCCATTACATATTCCTGGTTCAACCCAGCTAAAAAGAAATATGAAACCACTTCGGCAGGCCCGTGGACTATCGAAGTTGAAAAGAGCGATGCCCCCGCAGAACCTATTTATCAAGCTCCGGTTTCCGCAGGCACTGGCACCTCGGCTCCTGTCGTTCAAAAGCAAGAAATTGAATTCCTAGGCAGCGACATCCGCTTTATCCACCCGATTACGGACAAGTCCGAATCTAGCGCCCCGCACAGGAGCGTGCTCTTCTGGATTCTGTTTGCAGCAGCGATTCCGTTCTACCTGATTGTGAACTTCGCCATCACACGCAAGCGTAAGCGCAACAGCAACACAGCTCTCGTCCGCAAGGGCAAGGCCAACAAGCTGCTCAAGGAAAAGTTCGCGAACGCCCGCACAGCCCTCAAGAACGGCGACGGCAAGGCTTTCTTCGCCGCACTTGAAAACGGCCTCATCGATTACCTCAGCAATTTGACGAACGTCGAGTTCAAGGGCATGACCCGCCCGCAAATGAAGCAGGAACTTTCAAAGCGTGGCGTCAAGGAAGAAACGATTGAAGCCATCAACAGTTGGCTTGAAAAATGCTCGTTTGTGCGTTTTGCTCCGGTCACAGCATCGACCGAAGAACAGTCCCAAATGCTCGCAGATGTCGAAAAGCTCTGCGAAAGCCTCGAAAAACTCAAGTAG
- a CDS encoding tetratricopeptide repeat protein — MKNFKQIILTIAAALLLSSAASAADKCNGLEAGTKAYNENDFERAIDEWRTCVDEGIVNADLYYNLGNAYYRSGKLGFAIFYYKSALRLHPSDDDIQHNLNFAQTKTRDKEGDEEENPILEGLMDLHHALSLKSQMNISLVLFWAIALVILARRFVNSSRGKNICTGVVFGMSVILCTIGASALYKMYTLETDITGVVTASSADVTSAPSDKSQTLNTLSEGTSFEVIGEQGNFAEIRLGEKIRGFVKLSEVGIVK, encoded by the coding sequence ATGAAGAACTTTAAGCAGATTATTTTGACGATCGCCGCAGCGCTCCTCCTCTCCTCCGCAGCAAGCGCTGCCGACAAATGCAACGGCCTCGAAGCCGGCACCAAGGCATATAACGAAAACGATTTTGAACGCGCAATTGACGAATGGCGCACATGCGTTGACGAAGGCATCGTCAATGCAGACCTCTATTACAATCTGGGTAACGCCTACTACCGCAGCGGGAAACTCGGCTTCGCCATTTTCTACTACAAATCGGCATTGCGTTTGCACCCAAGCGATGACGATATCCAGCACAACCTAAATTTCGCCCAGACCAAGACCCGCGACAAGGAAGGTGACGAAGAAGAGAACCCGATTCTCGAAGGACTCATGGATTTGCACCACGCGCTTTCGCTCAAAAGCCAGATGAACATTTCGCTCGTACTCTTCTGGGCAATTGCACTCGTGATTCTCGCCCGCCGTTTCGTGAACAGCAGCCGCGGCAAGAACATCTGCACAGGCGTCGTATTCGGTATGAGTGTTATTCTCTGCACGATTGGCGCAAGCGCTCTCTACAAAATGTACACGCTCGAAACAGACATCACAGGCGTCGTAACAGCCTCAAGCGCCGACGTGACGAGCGCCCCGAGCGACAAGTCGCAAACGCTCAACACACTCAGCGAAGGTACGAGCTTTGAAGTCATCGGCGAGCAAGGCAACTTTGCAGAAATCCGCCTCGGCGAAAAGATCCGCGGATTCGTCAAACTCAGCGAAGTCGGGATTGTGAAGTAA